The following are from one region of the Deltaproteobacteria bacterium genome:
- a CDS encoding DUF3795 domain-containing protein, translating into MNENWIAPCGLWCGACGIAVAHASGNERLKEKLAPVYGVAPSDMVCEGCRSENRFVFCQACAIRSCTEQKGYKGCFECNDFPCATVSEFPHPVARKVMLRAVPRWRELGTAAWIAEEEARYACPGCGARLMRGQGRCPGCKEPVNPD; encoded by the coding sequence ATGAACGAGAACTGGATAGCTCCATGCGGCCTGTGGTGCGGGGCATGCGGAATCGCCGTGGCCCATGCGTCGGGGAACGAGCGGCTGAAGGAAAAGCTGGCCCCGGTTTACGGCGTAGCGCCTTCGGACATGGTCTGCGAGGGTTGCCGCTCGGAAAACCGCTTCGTGTTTTGCCAGGCCTGCGCCATACGCTCCTGCACCGAACAAAAGGGCTACAAGGGTTGCTTCGAGTGCAACGATTTCCCCTGCGCCACGGTGAGCGAATTCCCCCACCCGGTGGCCCGCAAGGTGATGCTCCGTGCGGTTCCGCGCTGGAGGGAACTGGGGACCGCCGCCTGGATAGCGGAAGAAGAAGCCCGCTACGCATGCCCCGGCTGCGGCGCGCGCCTCATGAGGGGCCAGGGCCGCTGCCCCGGATGCAAGGAGCCGGTGAACCCGGACTGA